One window of the Trifolium pratense cultivar HEN17-A07 linkage group LG2, ARS_RC_1.1, whole genome shotgun sequence genome contains the following:
- the LOC123905447 gene encoding nuclear exosome regulator NRDE2 isoform X4, producing MDPSQPLPAEETTAPPSSDAAKSSLFPVFPVTNSSLQITTSSVPQWLSNSSFTTDISVIKDDVASLLNRETAHSPSPDDDSEENRPQEKSLPPTYAILESSESDGEGIGREEKKRSKRRKKKRKRDRSSERSGFDGYGSRKSRIRAWADSEANTAKEYYFDSHGDRDNLAFGCIYRMDIARHKPYNPLNLSGRHSKGLYWWNQSGSLGEKDGDIDALDDKMKSAGRYWSGKYMALERHKSFKRIRLVAPKLSPHTAQDEFIPLSDIGSSHGAVDSESDSKISSPLEESWEDEMLNKTREFNKLTREHPHDENVWLAFAEFQDRVAGMQRQKGARLQRLEKKISLLEKAVELNPENENLLLCLLKSYQTRDSSDVLIGRWEKILLQHSGSYKLWSEFLHVVQRNFSKFKVSVVRKMYAHAIEALSASCSKHSRQAHQADDSSLDPAIVQQELRLVDIFLSLCRFEWQAGYREVATALFQAEIEFSLFCPPLLLTEQSKQRLFEHFWNSDGARVGEEGALGWSTWLEKEEETRQRVIKEELSHENEGGGWTGWSEPFSKDKEGITNFENESNNDLVMEDNQDEDEYKDAVPEDDTENLLKLLGIDINAGDGGEVNDTLTWIKWSEEESSRDCDQWMPVRRKSDTTSSTSEALKTEEEEQLSRIILYEDVNEYLFTLNTKEAKLYLVSQFIGFYGGKMSQLVCTNSPTWIENILSLEDLPDSILEKLKCIHNVLTKAQNIPTGFTLDFLLGSFMRNADMLKFVRNAVLLCLTVFRRNHILEEAVLICEELYVTKMNSSNCLVTPCRALAKSLLKSDRKDVLLCGVYAQREANYGNIDLARKVFDMALLSVEGIPEEIQSSAPLLYFWYAEVELANNNDDGHESSYRAIHILSCLGNGTKYTPFKGQASSMQLLRARQGFKEKLRTILSSWVRGIINDQSVALVCSASLFEELTTGCDAGIEVLDQAFTMVLPERRSHSYQLEFLFNFYTRMLQRHQKQSSLMNVWESFSQGLQMYPFSPELLKGVVEVGHFHTTSNKLRRVLDECCYKSKRLWLDGFLKLNSVLTGKELSDLQEVMRDKELNLRTDIYEILLQES from the exons ATGGACCCTTCGCAACCGCTTCCGGCGGAAGAAACGACGGCGCCACCGTCCTCTGACGCAGCAAAATCTTCACTATTCCCTGTCTTCCCTGTCACAAACTCTTCTCTTCAAATCACTACTTCTTCGGTTCCACAATGGCTCAGTAATTCGAGCTTCACCACCGACATCTCCGTTATCAAAGACGACGTTGCTTCGCTGCTCAACCGCGAAACCGCCCACTCGCCGTCACCAGACGACGACAGCGAAGAAAATCGACCTCAGGAGAAGTCTTTGCCTCCTACCTATGCGATTCTTGAATCTTCGGAATCTGATGGAGAAGGAATTGGGAGAGAGGAGAAGAAGAGAAGcaagaggaggaagaagaagaggaagcgTGATCGGTCCTCTGAGAGAAGTGGATTTGACGGTTACGGTTCGAGGAAGTCGCGCATTAGAGCTTGGGCTGATTCTGAGGCTAACACTGCCAAAGAGTATTACTTTGATTCTCATGGCGATCGTGATAATCTCGCGTTTGGGTGTATTTACAG AATGGATATTGCCCGGCACAAGCCGTATAATCCCTTGAATTTATCTGGGCGACATTCTAAAGGTTTGTATTGGTGGAATCAAAGTGGTTCACTTGGAGAAAAAGATGGCGATATTGATGCTTTAGATGATAAAATGAAATCTGCTGGGCGATACTGGTCTGGAAAGTATATGGCTTTAGAACGACATAAAAGCTTCAAGCGCATTCGTCTTGTTGCTCCAAAATTGTCTCCTCATACAGCACAAGATGAGTTTATACCTTTATCAGACATTGGTTCATCTCATGGAGCTGTTGACAGTGAATCCGACTCTAAAATTTCATCACCACTTGAAGAGTCATGGGAAGACGAAATGTTAAATAAAACTAGGGAGTTTAACAAACTAACAAGGGAGCACCCCCATGATGAAAACGTTTGGTTAGCTTTTGCAGAGTTCCAAGATAGGGTTGCAGGAATGCAACGACAGAAAGGTGCTCGCTTGCAAAGACTTGAAAAGAAAATTAGCCTTCTGGAGAAGGCAGTTGAGCTTAACCCAGAGAATGAAAATCTATTACTTTGCCTTTTAAAATCTTATCAAACAAGAGACAGTTCAGATGTGCTAATTGGGAGATGGGAGAAGATACTTTTGCAGCATTCTGGAAGTTACAAGTTATGGAGTGAGTTCTTGCATGTTGTTCAGAGAAATTTCTCCAAATTCAAGGTTTCAGTGGTTAGGAAGATGTATGCCCATGCTATTGAAGCTCTGTCTGCTTCATGCAGCAAGCACTCTAGGCAG GCTCATCAAGCTGATGATTCTTCACTGGATCCTGCAATTGTTCAGCAAGAACTTCGTCTTGTGGACATATTTCTCAGTCTTTGCAGATTTGAGTGGCAAGCTGGTTATAGAGAAGTTGCCACTGCTTTATTTCAGGCTGAAATTGAGTTTAGTTTATTTTGTCCACCTTTGCTACTCACAGAGCAGAGTAAGCAAAGACTGTTTGAACATTTTTGGAATAGTGATGGTGCTAGAGTTGGAGAAGAAGGGGCTCTCGGTTGGTCCACATGGTTGGAGAAAGAGGAGGAAACTAGGCAACGAGTCATCAAAGAGGAGCTCTCACATGAAAATGAAGGCGGAGGTTGGACTGGTTGGTCAGAACCATTTTCTAAAGATAAGGAGGGTATAACCAATTTTGAAAATGAATCTAATAATGATTTGGTTATGGAGGATAATCAAGATGAAGATGAATATAAGGATGCTGTGCCCGAAGATGATACCGAGAATTTGCTAAAGCTACTGGGAATTGATATTAATGCTGGGGACGGTGGCGAAGTTAATGACACTTTGACCTGGATCAAATGGTCAGAAGAAGAGTCTTCTAGAGATTGTGATCAGTGGATGCCGGTTCGAAGGAAGTCAG ATACAACCTCTTCTACTAGTGAAGCACTCAAAACAGAGGAAGAGGAGCAACTCTCGAGAATCATATTGTATGAAGATGTAAATGAATACCTATTCACCTTGAACACAAAAGAGGCTAAACTATATTTGGTGTCTCAATTCATCGGCTTCTATGGTGGCAAGATGTCTCAATT GGTTTGCACAAACAGTCCAACATGGATAGAGAACATACTTAGCTTGGAGGATCTACCAGATTCTATTTTAGAGAAGTTGAAATGCATCCATAACGTTTTGACAAAAGCACAGAACATTCCTACTGGTTTCACTTTAGATTTCCTATTAGGAAGTTTCATGAGGAACGCTGATATGTTGAAATTTGTACGGAATGCAGTCTTACTGTGTTTAACTGTTTTTCGGCGTAATCACATTTTGGAAGAAGCAGTCCTTATATGCGAAGAGCTTTATGTTACGAAAATGAATTCTTCTAACTGTTTGGTTACACCATGTCGAGCTTTAGCAAAGTCTCTCTTAAAAAGTGATAGAAAG GATGTTTTGTTGTGTGGTGTATATGCACAAAGAGAGGCTAATTATGGCAACATTGATCTTGCAAGAAAGGTGTTTGACATGGCATTGTTATCTGTGGAAGGGATCCCTGAG GAGATACAGTCCAGTGCACCTCTTCTTTATTTCTGGTATGCTGAGGTGGAGCTTGCCAATAACAACGATGATGGTCACGAGTCTTCATATCGTGCTATACATATATTGTCTTGCTTAGGAAATGGTACAAAATACACCCCATTTAAAGGTCAAGCATCAAGTATGCAATTGCTTAGAGCGCGTCAAGGATTTAAAGAAAAACTGAGAACAATTTTATCATCTTGGGTTCGTGGTATAATAAATGACCAATCTGTTGCTCTGGTATGTTCTGCTTCATTGTTTGAGGAGCTAACCACCGGATGTGATGCGGGCATTGAAGTTTTGGATCAAGCTTTTACAATGGTGCTTCCAG AAAGGAGAAGCCATAGCTATCAACTTGAATTTTTGTTCAACTTTTACACAAGGATGCTTCAGAGACATCAGAAGCAATCAAGTCTAATGAACGTTTGGGAATCCTTCTCCCAGGGGCTCCAGATGTATCCCTTTAGTCCAGAACTTTTAAAAGGTGTAGTGGAGGTTGGCCACTTTCATACAACGTCTAATAAATTGCGGCGGGTCCTAGATGAATGTTGTTACAA GTCAAAACGGCTATGGTTGGATGGATTTCTCAAACTAAATTCTGTCCTTACTGGGAAAGAGCTTTCTGATCTGCAGGAAGTAATGCGGGATAAAGAACTAAATCTAAGAACTGACATTTATGAGATCCTTTTGCAAGAGTCATGA